The Diaphorobacter ruginosibacter genome contains a region encoding:
- a CDS encoding glycosyltransferase: MKQAAFQRCETSGAFGNGDAPLVELIYFNAGGGHRASSLALESAIERAGLGWKVRRTHLFDVLDPRARFRQWTGMEPEDVYNKRLARGWTLGLAQELRVLQQMIRWGHRSLVQSLTRYWSHGRLAQPAMVVSLIPNFNRAMADALAVALPGRPFVTVMTDLADCPPRFWAEPRTQQVLVCGSPFAQAQARLAGMAPHRVWGVSGMLLGDAFHQPPIADRCAQQQALGLDPGRPTGLVLFGSEGSRAMLSIARQLSGTQLILACGRNAGLAGELRALPREAPTLVLDYTREMARYMQLADFFIGKPGSGSLSEAVQMGLPPIVVRNAWTMPQERYCTEWVSDNGLGLVLPNYRRLAPAVEQLLQRLDERKAATRRVRSAAAVQVPFVLAQVLEAASRAEGMKKAA, from the coding sequence ATGAAGCAGGCAGCGTTTCAGCGGTGTGAAACCTCGGGAGCGTTCGGCAACGGCGATGCGCCGCTGGTGGAGCTCATCTACTTCAATGCGGGCGGCGGGCACCGGGCCTCGTCCCTGGCGCTTGAATCGGCGATCGAGCGCGCGGGGCTGGGCTGGAAGGTCCGGCGCACGCATCTGTTCGATGTGCTCGATCCCCGTGCGCGGTTCCGCCAATGGACGGGCATGGAGCCCGAGGACGTCTACAACAAGCGCCTCGCGCGTGGATGGACGCTGGGGCTGGCGCAGGAGCTGCGCGTGCTGCAGCAGATGATCCGGTGGGGTCATCGCTCCCTGGTGCAGTCGCTCACGCGGTACTGGAGCCACGGGCGGCTTGCACAACCCGCGATGGTGGTATCGCTGATTCCCAATTTCAACCGTGCGATGGCCGATGCCCTGGCTGTGGCGCTGCCCGGCCGGCCGTTCGTCACGGTGATGACCGATCTGGCCGACTGCCCGCCGCGCTTCTGGGCGGAGCCGCGCACGCAGCAGGTCCTGGTGTGCGGCTCGCCCTTTGCGCAGGCACAGGCGCGCCTTGCCGGCATGGCGCCGCACAGGGTCTGGGGCGTCTCGGGCATGCTGCTCGGCGATGCATTCCACCAGCCGCCGATCGCGGATCGATGCGCGCAGCAGCAGGCGCTCGGGCTGGATCCGGGACGGCCCACGGGACTGGTGCTGTTCGGCTCCGAGGGTTCAAGAGCGATGCTCTCCATTGCGCGCCAGCTCAGCGGCACGCAGCTCATCCTTGCCTGCGGCCGCAATGCCGGACTGGCTGGCGAACTGCGGGCGCTGCCGCGCGAGGCCCCCACGCTGGTGCTCGACTACACGCGTGAAATGGCGCGCTACATGCAGCTGGCGGATTTCTTCATCGGCAAGCCGGGCAGTGGCAGCCTGAGCGAGGCGGTGCAGATGGGGCTGCCTCCCATCGTCGTGCGCAACGCCTGGACGATGCCGCAGGAGCGCTACTGCACGGAATGGGTAAGCGACAACGGACTGGGGCTGGTGCTGCCGAACTATCGCCGCCTCGCGCCTGCCGTGGAGCAGTTGCTGCAGAGGCTCGACGAGCGCAAGGCCGCCACCCGGCGCGTGCGCAGCGCGGCGGCGGTGCAGGTTCCTTTCGTGCTGGCGCAGGTGCTGGAAGCGGCCTCGCGCGCCGAAGGCATGAAAAAGGCGGCCTGA
- a CDS encoding UDP-2,3-diacylglucosamine diphosphatase, with translation MKRDDALLNAWKSSSAVPPDVVDDMLDASRPPRRFRTLWISDLHLGTPGCQARALLDFLRHTECETLFLVGDIIDGWQLRRQWYWPQAHNDVVQKLLRKARKGTRVIFIPGNHDEFARRYLQLDFGGVHVAEDWIHETADGRKLWVIHGDLFDGVIQCAKWLAYVGDSLYEFTLKLNRHLNSLRARMGLPYWSLSKYLKLKVKRAVNYVGDFENAVAREAGKRGLQGVVCGHIHHAEMRDIDGILYANDGDWVESLTALAEHADGTLEIIQWADEMKAARRSGTPDKAAAKEAHEAGSVSAV, from the coding sequence ATGAAACGCGATGACGCTCTGCTGAACGCCTGGAAATCCTCGTCGGCCGTTCCACCCGATGTGGTGGATGACATGCTCGACGCCTCGCGGCCTCCACGGCGGTTCCGGACCCTGTGGATTTCCGACCTGCACCTGGGAACACCCGGGTGCCAGGCCAGGGCGCTGCTGGATTTCCTGCGGCACACCGAATGCGAGACCCTGTTCCTCGTGGGCGACATCATCGACGGCTGGCAGCTGCGGCGCCAGTGGTACTGGCCGCAGGCGCACAACGACGTCGTGCAGAAGCTGCTGCGCAAGGCGCGCAAGGGCACGCGGGTGATCTTCATACCAGGTAATCACGACGAGTTCGCGCGGCGCTACCTGCAACTGGATTTTGGCGGAGTGCATGTGGCCGAGGACTGGATCCACGAGACCGCGGACGGACGCAAGCTCTGGGTGATCCATGGCGACCTGTTCGATGGCGTGATCCAGTGCGCGAAGTGGCTGGCCTACGTGGGCGACTCGCTCTATGAGTTCACGCTCAAGCTGAACCGCCATCTGAATTCCCTGCGGGCGCGCATGGGGCTGCCCTACTGGTCGCTCTCGAAATACCTCAAGCTCAAGGTCAAGCGCGCGGTGAACTACGTGGGCGATTTCGAGAATGCCGTGGCGCGCGAGGCCGGAAAGCGCGGACTGCAGGGCGTCGTGTGCGGGCATATCCACCATGCCGAGATGCGCGACATCGACGGCATCCTGTATGCCAACGATGGCGACTGGGTGGAAAGCCTCACGGCCCTGGCCGAGCATGCGGACGGGACGCTGGAGATCATCCAGTGGGCCGACGAGATGAAGGCGGCCCGCCGCTCCGGGACGCCGGACAAGGCAGCAGCGAAGGAAGCGCATGAAGCAGGCAGCGTTTCAGCGGTGTGA
- the hpnE gene encoding hydroxysqualene dehydroxylase HpnE: protein MSSRETSRVAVIGAGWAGMAAALGAARAGHNVTVLETARTLGGRARAVHAVDRDGSALTLDNGQHILIGAYGECLRLMREVGVDIERAMLRMPLSLRYPDGSGLALPDCAPPWDALAGIARARGWTVGERIALLARATRWQWSGFRCPESASVSDICAGLPRKLMDEFIDPLCVSALNTPAAQSSARVFLRVIKDSLFSGRGGSNMLLPRADLSELFPMPAARWLEQRGHRVETGRRVQVLQRAPVGWLVDGEPFDAVVLATSSTEAARLVSAAASAATWGDSAQDAMPASEQSALRDWARTAQALEFSAIATVYARTPDGGPARLDAPMLALRPDARQPAQFVFDREQLGGPAGLLAFVVSAFEGERDDLAGQVLSQAARQLGLAGLQHVQTVVEKRATFRCTPALLRPAMQITPSLQACGDYVDGPYPATLEGAVLHGTAAAQRLPSPPGAMPLASPRQ from the coding sequence ATGAGTTCCCGCGAGACAAGCAGAGTGGCCGTCATCGGCGCGGGCTGGGCCGGCATGGCCGCCGCGCTGGGCGCGGCGCGCGCAGGCCACAACGTCACCGTGCTGGAGACCGCCCGCACGCTCGGTGGACGGGCCCGTGCGGTGCATGCCGTCGATCGCGACGGCAGCGCACTCACACTCGACAACGGCCAGCACATCCTCATCGGCGCCTACGGCGAATGCCTGCGCCTGATGCGCGAGGTGGGCGTGGACATCGAACGCGCCATGCTGCGCATGCCCCTGTCGCTGCGCTATCCCGACGGATCGGGGCTGGCGCTGCCTGACTGTGCGCCGCCATGGGATGCCCTGGCCGGAATCGCCCGGGCACGCGGCTGGACCGTCGGCGAGCGCATCGCGCTGCTCGCGCGTGCAACCCGCTGGCAGTGGAGCGGCTTTCGCTGCCCTGAGTCCGCCAGCGTGAGCGACATCTGCGCGGGACTGCCGCGCAAGCTGATGGACGAGTTCATCGACCCGCTGTGTGTTTCCGCGCTCAACACCCCGGCCGCACAATCGAGCGCCCGCGTGTTTCTTCGCGTCATCAAGGACAGCCTGTTCAGCGGCCGCGGCGGCTCCAACATGCTGCTGCCACGCGCCGACCTGAGCGAACTGTTTCCCATGCCGGCCGCGCGCTGGCTGGAGCAGCGCGGGCATCGTGTCGAGACCGGCAGACGCGTGCAGGTGCTGCAGCGCGCTCCCGTGGGCTGGCTGGTGGACGGAGAGCCTTTCGATGCGGTCGTGCTCGCCACGTCCTCCACCGAAGCAGCGCGGCTGGTGTCGGCGGCGGCATCGGCAGCGACATGGGGCGACTCCGCGCAGGACGCCATGCCGGCCTCGGAACAAAGCGCCCTGCGGGATTGGGCGCGCACCGCGCAGGCGCTGGAGTTTTCCGCCATTGCCACGGTGTACGCGCGCACCCCGGATGGCGGGCCCGCACGGCTTGATGCCCCGATGCTGGCGCTGCGGCCCGATGCGCGACAGCCCGCGCAATTCGTGTTCGACCGCGAGCAGCTCGGGGGGCCGGCCGGCCTGCTGGCCTTTGTCGTGAGTGCGTTCGAAGGCGAGCGGGACGATCTTGCCGGCCAGGTGCTGTCGCAGGCCGCGCGGCAACTGGGCCTGGCGGGCCTGCAGCACGTACAGACCGTGGTCGAAAAACGCGCCACCTTCCGCTGCACGCCCGCACTCCTGCGTCCCGCCATGCAGATCACTCCGTCGCTGCAGGCCTGCGGCGACTATGTGGATGGCCCCTACCCGGCCACGCTGGAAGGCGCCGTGCTGCACGGGACGGCAGCGGCGCAACGGCTCCCCTCCCCGCCCGGCGCCATGCCGCTCGCGTCACCCCGTCAGTGA
- a CDS encoding YihY family inner membrane protein, with protein sequence MTLSLQQLGSRLESWMEGLSRFPWRTTAHTLRERYAEDRLGLTAASLTFTTLLALVPFVTVALAVFSAFPIFGKMQSLLQRWLVESLIPETISRPVLDYLTQFAAKASELGTVGLSILMITALTLILTIDRTLNNIWRVRRLRPLGQRVLIYWAAITLGPLVLAISLTLTAWVASTASRSLGVALPHATRFFLDSIEFILLAGGMAGLYRYVPNVQVPWRYAWAGGVFVSAGIEVAKRVLAMYLASVPTYSVLYGTFATVPILLLWIYVAWVIVLLGAVVAAYMPSLIAGVARRPDTGGWSFLLGIELLQHLKAAQSTERHGLTAAELAQAMRVDGLQLEPILETLTGLDWIVQVNEAAPGAREDVDARYLLVADPVRTPLQPLVQALLIERTEALERFWHNTGMEVIKLADVLPRETAVAAARTH encoded by the coding sequence ATGACCTTGTCCCTTCAGCAACTTGGCTCGCGCCTGGAGTCCTGGATGGAAGGTCTGTCCCGATTTCCGTGGCGCACCACCGCGCACACGCTGCGCGAGCGCTATGCGGAAGACCGCCTCGGCCTGACCGCCGCCAGCCTCACCTTCACCACGTTGCTGGCACTGGTTCCGTTCGTGACCGTCGCGCTGGCCGTGTTCTCCGCGTTCCCTATCTTCGGCAAGATGCAGTCGCTGCTGCAGCGCTGGCTGGTCGAGAGCCTGATTCCCGAAACCATCTCTCGCCCGGTGCTCGACTACCTGACGCAATTTGCCGCGAAGGCGAGCGAGCTCGGAACGGTGGGCCTGTCCATCCTGATGATCACGGCCCTCACGCTGATCCTCACCATCGACCGCACGCTCAACAACATCTGGCGCGTGCGCAGGCTGCGCCCGCTCGGCCAGCGGGTGCTGATCTACTGGGCAGCGATCACGCTGGGGCCGCTGGTGCTGGCCATCAGTCTCACGCTCACCGCCTGGGTGGCCTCGACGGCGTCACGCAGCCTGGGTGTGGCGCTGCCGCATGCCACGCGCTTCTTTCTGGACTCGATCGAGTTCATCCTGCTGGCGGGCGGAATGGCGGGGCTGTACCGCTATGTGCCCAACGTGCAGGTTCCCTGGCGCTATGCGTGGGCAGGGGGTGTCTTCGTGTCGGCCGGCATCGAGGTGGCCAAGCGCGTGCTGGCGATGTACCTGGCGTCCGTGCCGACCTATTCCGTGCTCTATGGAACCTTCGCCACGGTGCCCATCCTGCTGCTGTGGATCTATGTGGCATGGGTCATCGTGCTGCTGGGAGCCGTCGTCGCGGCGTACATGCCCAGCCTGATCGCCGGCGTGGCGCGCCGTCCCGATACCGGGGGCTGGAGCTTCCTGCTGGGGATCGAGCTGCTGCAGCACCTGAAGGCCGCACAGTCCACCGAGCGGCACGGGCTCACGGCCGCCGAGCTCGCACAGGCAATGCGCGTGGACGGGCTGCAGCTCGAACCCATCCTGGAGACCCTCACGGGGCTGGACTGGATCGTGCAGGTGAACGAGGCGGCACCCGGTGCGCGCGAGGACGTGGATGCGCGCTACCTGCTGGTGGCCGACCCGGTCAGGACGCCGCTGCAGCCATTGGTGCAGGCGCTGCTGATCGAGCGGACCGAGGCGCTGGAGCGCTTCTGGCACAACACCGGAATGGAGGTCATCAAGCTGGCCGACGTACTGCCGCGCGAGACGGCTGTGGCGGCAGCCCGTACTCACTGA
- a CDS encoding DUF2069 domain-containing protein, giving the protein MNVSSQADRASGADAQPPSPAAVHGDVAATRWLAVGSLLGLIALSLAWELWLAPLRPGGSWLALKALPLCIPLAGLLKRRMYTYRWVSLVVWLYFTEGVVRAWSDRPPGQWLAMIEIALCLLLFTACALHVRLRQRAALATVAARTTGSAPR; this is encoded by the coding sequence ATGAACGTTTCCTCCCAAGCAGACCGAGCCTCCGGCGCAGACGCACAACCCCCATCGCCCGCCGCCGTCCATGGCGATGTAGCCGCCACGCGCTGGCTGGCCGTGGGCAGCCTGCTCGGGCTCATCGCCCTCAGCCTGGCCTGGGAACTGTGGCTCGCGCCGCTGCGCCCGGGCGGTTCGTGGCTTGCACTCAAGGCCTTGCCGCTGTGCATTCCGCTGGCCGGGCTGCTCAAGCGCCGGATGTACACCTACCGCTGGGTCAGCCTGGTGGTGTGGCTCTATTTCACCGAGGGCGTGGTGCGCGCCTGGAGCGACAGGCCGCCGGGCCAGTGGCTGGCGATGATCGAGATCGCGCTGTGCCTGCTGCTGTTCACCGCCTGCGCACTGCATGTTCGCCTGCGCCAGCGAGCAGCCCTTGCGACCGTTGCAGCCCGCACCACAGGCTCCGCCCCCCGCTGA
- a CDS encoding FAD-binding oxidoreductase, translating into MSTPVLLERLRQIVGANHVLTEGDLIAWEQDWRRRVRGKALAVVRPGSTQEVADVVRTCAQERVAIVPQGGNTGLSVGSTPDESGSQVVLSLTRMNTVRHVDHDNLTMTVDAGCILQSLQDTADREGFLFPLSLAAEGSCTIGGNLGTNAGGTQVVRYGNTRELCLGLEVVTAQGEIWDGLKGLRKDNTGYDLRDLFIGSEGTLGVITGATMKLYPRPAAQLTAWAAVPSMQAAVRLLGMAHRQLGAGLTGFEVMGQFALSFVTRHMPQLRIPFAEMEGASYCVLLENSDSESEQHARERFESLLELALEDGCVLDAVVAESIAQANELWHVRESIPLAQAEEGPNIKHDISVAASRIPDFVAYADALLQRELPGVRIVNFGHLGDGNLHYNVQAPSEGDPKAFMREHEDRVNHLVYEAVARFGGSFSAEHGVGALKVDKLQKYQSPVALSMMQAIKSALDPLGIMNPGRVLPAARN; encoded by the coding sequence ATGTCCACACCTGTCCTTCTTGAACGCCTGCGCCAGATCGTCGGCGCCAACCATGTACTGACGGAGGGCGACCTGATCGCCTGGGAACAGGACTGGCGCCGCCGCGTGCGGGGCAAGGCGCTTGCGGTGGTGCGTCCGGGCTCCACCCAGGAGGTTGCCGACGTGGTGCGCACATGTGCGCAGGAGCGCGTCGCCATCGTTCCGCAGGGCGGCAACACGGGCCTGTCCGTGGGCTCGACCCCTGACGAAAGCGGCTCGCAGGTCGTGCTCAGCCTCACGCGCATGAACACGGTGCGCCACGTCGATCACGACAACCTCACGATGACCGTCGATGCAGGCTGCATCCTCCAGAGCCTGCAGGACACCGCGGACCGCGAGGGTTTCCTGTTTCCGCTGTCCCTGGCGGCCGAGGGCAGTTGCACCATCGGCGGCAACCTCGGCACCAACGCCGGCGGCACGCAGGTCGTGCGGTATGGCAATACGCGCGAACTCTGCCTGGGTCTCGAGGTGGTGACGGCGCAGGGCGAGATCTGGGACGGGCTCAAGGGCCTGCGCAAGGACAACACCGGCTACGACCTGCGCGATCTGTTCATCGGCAGCGAGGGCACGCTGGGCGTGATCACCGGCGCAACGATGAAGCTCTATCCCCGGCCCGCCGCGCAGCTCACGGCCTGGGCCGCCGTACCATCGATGCAGGCCGCCGTGCGGCTCCTGGGCATGGCACACCGGCAGCTCGGCGCGGGCCTCACCGGCTTCGAAGTGATGGGCCAGTTCGCCCTGAGCTTCGTCACGCGCCACATGCCGCAGCTGCGCATTCCCTTCGCGGAGATGGAAGGGGCCTCGTACTGCGTGCTGCTGGAGAACTCCGACAGCGAGTCCGAGCAGCATGCGCGCGAACGTTTCGAAAGCCTGCTGGAACTCGCGCTGGAAGACGGCTGCGTGCTTGATGCCGTCGTGGCAGAGAGCATCGCGCAGGCGAACGAGCTCTGGCATGTGCGCGAGAGCATTCCGCTCGCGCAGGCCGAGGAAGGCCCGAACATCAAGCACGATATCTCCGTGGCGGCATCGCGCATACCCGACTTCGTTGCGTATGCCGACGCCCTGCTGCAGCGCGAGCTTCCGGGCGTGCGCATCGTGAATTTCGGCCACCTGGGTGACGGCAATCTGCACTACAACGTGCAGGCCCCGAGCGAAGGTGATCCGAAGGCCTTCATGCGCGAGCATGAGGACCGGGTGAACCACCTCGTCTACGAGGCGGTCGCCCGCTTCGGCGGCTCGTTCTCGGCCGAACATGGCGTGGGTGCGCTCAAGGTGGACAAGCTGCAGAAATACCAGTCGCCCGTAGCGCTGTCGATGATGCAGGCCATCAAGTCGGCGCTGGACCCTCTCGGCA